One part of the Sorangiineae bacterium MSr11954 genome encodes these proteins:
- a CDS encoding ABC transporter substrate-binding protein: MKLRNFFRSIAFATVVAGLAVTSVSTISSPAFADEAADAQAFVQAQHAKISALLRQPASGSRDTQINSALETFVDYDELTRRAFGKPCPPALSGCTDHWGELNDSQKAEVRGLLKQLVEKNYRKNIIKTLDYEIAYKSAKAAALGDSKIRTEAQNKLKPRDPAVQVDYFVHLQGGSLKVVDIVTEGSSLTKNYYDQFHKMFVTAGQGYPYIVKKLNEKIAKKD, encoded by the coding sequence ATGAAATTGCGGAACTTTTTTCGATCGATCGCGTTCGCCACCGTCGTGGCCGGTTTGGCTGTAACGAGCGTTTCTACGATTTCCAGCCCAGCATTTGCGGATGAGGCGGCGGACGCGCAAGCCTTCGTGCAGGCCCAGCATGCCAAGATTTCCGCGCTCTTGCGCCAGCCTGCGTCCGGTTCGCGCGACACCCAGATCAACTCCGCGCTCGAGACCTTCGTCGACTACGACGAGCTCACGCGCCGCGCGTTCGGAAAACCGTGTCCGCCCGCGCTCTCGGGTTGCACCGATCACTGGGGCGAGTTGAACGATTCGCAAAAGGCGGAGGTTCGCGGCTTGCTGAAGCAGCTGGTCGAGAAGAACTACCGCAAGAACATCATCAAGACGCTCGACTACGAGATCGCCTACAAGAGCGCGAAGGCGGCCGCCCTCGGCGACTCGAAGATCCGCACCGAGGCGCAGAACAAACTGAAGCCGCGCGATCCGGCGGTGCAGGTCGACTATTTCGTGCACCTGCAGGGCGGCAGCTTGAAGGTGGTCGACATCGTCACGGAAGGCTCCAGCCTTACGAAGAACTACTACGACCAGTTCCATAAGATGTTCGTCACCGCGGGTCAGGGCTATCCGTACATCGTGAAGAAACTCAACGAGAAGATCGCCAAGAAAGACTGA
- a CDS encoding serine/threonine protein kinase yields the protein MGIVEAAIQHGPGERVRIVAFKRLLPEASREKRHRDMFLREARLATMLEHPNVVRALDCGQLKGEVFIAMEFVEGETLSSLFDVLRAKGHRVHPAVAAHILALVCDGLHAAHELCDANGVKLNLVHRDVSPHNVMIARDGEVKLLDFGVAKIDASDVLTRTGEVKGKAAYMSPEQVMSDPLDRRSDLYSVGALLFECIAGRKMWEGSEMEVIRALTQGQAPSLAEWAPDAPQELCQLHARLVARSPENRPPSARHVADELRAYVGTSGVMPDQWMLEQSLFGLFAGEAHRRREALRSAVANADLPDLLKQRLIEQVIFTQSGVHTRSYHPPAPPQVVMPDDTAQTVAAGPITDPIPPPMVPPEPPSRSLAANPEAAPQASQASQAGQASQASQQQAPARPPQVSTIQETRRYAMLGIALVVLAVAIVLLYCLSMLYLRR from the coding sequence ATGGGGATCGTCGAGGCGGCGATTCAACACGGTCCGGGCGAGCGGGTGCGGATCGTGGCGTTCAAGCGGCTCCTGCCGGAGGCGTCGCGCGAGAAGCGTCATCGTGACATGTTTCTGCGCGAGGCGCGCCTCGCCACCATGCTCGAGCACCCCAATGTGGTCCGCGCGCTCGACTGTGGCCAGCTCAAAGGCGAGGTGTTCATCGCCATGGAGTTCGTCGAGGGCGAGACGCTCTCGAGCCTGTTCGATGTGCTTCGCGCCAAAGGGCACCGCGTGCACCCCGCCGTGGCCGCTCACATCCTCGCGCTGGTGTGCGACGGGCTTCATGCCGCCCACGAGCTTTGCGACGCCAACGGCGTGAAACTGAACCTCGTCCACCGCGACGTCTCACCGCACAACGTGATGATCGCGCGCGACGGCGAGGTGAAGCTCTTGGACTTCGGCGTGGCCAAGATCGATGCGAGCGACGTGCTCACGCGCACGGGCGAGGTCAAAGGCAAGGCGGCGTACATGTCGCCCGAGCAAGTGATGAGCGATCCGCTCGACCGGCGGAGCGATCTTTACAGCGTGGGGGCGCTGCTGTTCGAGTGCATCGCCGGCCGAAAGATGTGGGAGGGCAGCGAGATGGAGGTCATCCGCGCGCTCACCCAGGGCCAAGCGCCCAGCCTCGCCGAGTGGGCCCCCGATGCGCCGCAGGAGCTCTGCCAGCTGCACGCGCGCTTGGTCGCGCGCTCGCCGGAGAACCGCCCGCCCAGCGCGCGTCATGTGGCCGACGAGCTGCGCGCCTATGTCGGCACCAGCGGGGTGATGCCGGATCAGTGGATGCTCGAGCAGTCGCTCTTCGGCCTCTTCGCCGGCGAGGCCCATCGCCGGCGCGAGGCGCTTCGCTCGGCCGTCGCCAACGCGGACCTTCCCGATCTGTTGAAGCAGCGGCTCATCGAGCAGGTCATCTTCACACAGTCGGGCGTTCACACGCGCTCGTATCATCCACCTGCGCCTCCGCAGGTCGTGATGCCGGACGACACGGCGCAGACCGTCGCGGCGGGCCCGATCACCGACCCGATCCCGCCGCCGATGGTCCCGCCGGAGCCGCCGTCGCGCAGCCTCGCGGCGAACCCGGAGGCCGCGCCGCAAGCTTCGCAGGCGTCGCAAGCTGGGCAAGCGTCGCAAGCTTCGCAGCAGCAAGCCCCTGCGCGGCCACCGCAGGTGAGCACGATCCAAGAGACACGACGTTACGCGATGCTGGGCATCGCGCTGGTCGTGCTCGCGGTGGCCATCGTTCTGCTCTACTGCTTGTCGATGCTGTACTTGCGCAGGTAG
- the glpK gene encoding glycerol kinase GlpK, which translates to MAKYILAIDQGTTGSTALVVSLEGKTLGRYNTEFPQHFPKPGWVEHDAREIWASVVTAVNQALAAAKVDSKDIAAIGITNQRETTLVWDRATGEPIARAIVWQCRRTADTCDRLKAEGHEPRVRERTGLVIDAYFSGTKIAWLLDHVEGARARAERGELAFGTIDTFLVHKLTKGAVHATDVTNASRTMLMNLARTEWDPELCELLNVPDAVLPTIVGSAEVVGTTRGVGFLPDGIPIAGIAGDQQAALFGQACFGEGDAKCTYGTGAFALMNIGARPVWSTHGLVTTVAWKVDGEVTYALEGSAFIAGAAVQWLRDGLGIIRSAGEVEELARKVGSSDGVAFVPALAGLGAPYWDQGARGTIVGLTRGTTAAHIARATLEGIAFQVWDLLRAMTKDAKREVVKLRVDGGAVQNDLLMQLQADIAHVTVERPMEIESTGRGAAMLAAVGAGLARMAELTNRVQVEKRFEPQVGEADRAAMLSRWNDAISRARSVIA; encoded by the coding sequence ATGGCCAAGTACATTCTTGCGATCGACCAAGGAACGACGGGGTCGACAGCGTTGGTGGTCTCCCTCGAGGGCAAGACCTTGGGCCGTTACAACACGGAGTTTCCCCAGCATTTTCCAAAGCCGGGGTGGGTCGAGCACGACGCGCGGGAGATTTGGGCCTCGGTCGTGACCGCCGTGAATCAAGCGCTGGCGGCCGCCAAGGTCGATTCGAAGGACATCGCCGCCATCGGCATTACCAATCAGCGCGAGACCACCTTGGTGTGGGACCGGGCCACCGGCGAGCCCATCGCCCGCGCCATCGTGTGGCAGTGTCGCCGCACGGCCGATACATGCGATCGGCTCAAGGCCGAGGGGCACGAGCCGCGGGTGCGCGAGCGCACCGGTTTGGTCATCGATGCGTATTTTTCGGGGACCAAAATTGCGTGGCTCCTCGACCACGTGGAGGGCGCCCGGGCGCGGGCCGAGAGGGGTGAACTTGCTTTTGGGACCATTGATACATTTTTGGTCCACAAGCTCACCAAGGGCGCCGTGCACGCTACGGATGTCACCAACGCGTCGCGCACCATGTTGATGAACCTGGCCCGCACCGAGTGGGATCCGGAGCTTTGCGAGCTGCTGAACGTCCCCGACGCGGTGCTCCCGACGATCGTGGGGAGCGCCGAGGTGGTGGGCACGACGCGCGGTGTCGGTTTTCTACCCGACGGCATCCCCATCGCCGGTATCGCGGGTGACCAGCAAGCTGCGCTCTTCGGCCAGGCCTGTTTTGGCGAGGGGGACGCGAAGTGTACCTACGGCACCGGGGCCTTTGCGCTGATGAACATTGGCGCGCGCCCGGTGTGGAGCACCCATGGCCTGGTCACTACGGTTGCCTGGAAGGTCGATGGCGAGGTGACGTATGCGCTCGAGGGGAGCGCGTTCATTGCCGGGGCAGCAGTTCAATGGTTGCGCGATGGTCTCGGGATCATTCGGTCGGCCGGTGAGGTCGAAGAGCTCGCGAGAAAAGTCGGGTCGAGCGATGGGGTCGCCTTCGTCCCTGCGTTGGCCGGGCTCGGCGCGCCGTATTGGGATCAAGGCGCGCGCGGAACCATTGTTGGGCTGACCCGCGGGACGACCGCGGCCCACATTGCACGGGCGACCCTCGAGGGGATCGCCTTTCAGGTCTGGGACCTCTTGCGGGCGATGACGAAAGACGCCAAACGTGAAGTGGTCAAGCTTCGCGTCGACGGCGGCGCCGTGCAGAACGATTTGCTCATGCAGCTTCAGGCCGACATTGCCCACGTTACAGTAGAACGCCCGATGGAAATCGAGTCCACCGGGCGGGGCGCGGCCATGTTGGCGGCGGTCGGGGCCGGGCTGGCACGAATGGCCGAGCTGACGAATCGGGTGCAGGTCGAAAAGCGCTTCGAGCCCCAGGTCGGGGAGGCCGACCGTGCCGCAATGCTCAGCAGGTGGAACGACGCAATTTCCCGTGCAAGATCAGTGATAGCGTAA
- a CDS encoding UPF0158 family protein, which produces MNEPADRPAATTRDVPVDWEALEDAFENNAPEVHSYLHLSTGEVLRVVDGVADPQMHVRISSDPNYLRIDPVSSREQYRWMERFIPMVEDNDLRAKLGHAIDGKGAFRRFKDVLMSFGADREKWFTFRSERLRTFMEAWLTAHAIRPTARPQWAENSSAGPESEGPLSEVGPSSEEAPKSTSGRRARNAEASRQHLREVAEGLGPRDLETIVAFAEFLKARRAARGFAHHHEHLQERERQAPKIDPGPASQRSPEEKEAR; this is translated from the coding sequence ATGAATGAGCCTGCGGACCGTCCCGCCGCGACGACGCGCGATGTGCCCGTCGATTGGGAAGCACTCGAGGACGCATTCGAAAACAACGCACCGGAAGTCCATAGCTACTTACATCTATCGACCGGTGAGGTCCTTCGCGTGGTGGATGGGGTCGCCGACCCGCAGATGCACGTCCGCATCTCGTCGGACCCGAACTACCTCCGGATCGATCCGGTGAGCTCCCGCGAGCAATACCGGTGGATGGAGCGGTTCATTCCGATGGTGGAGGACAACGATCTTCGCGCCAAGCTCGGACATGCCATCGATGGGAAGGGGGCGTTTCGCCGTTTCAAGGACGTGCTCATGTCCTTTGGTGCGGACCGCGAGAAATGGTTCACGTTCCGCAGCGAGCGCCTGCGCACCTTCATGGAAGCTTGGCTCACGGCCCACGCCATCCGCCCGACGGCGCGGCCGCAATGGGCCGAGAATTCATCGGCAGGACCGGAAAGCGAGGGCCCGTTGTCCGAGGTCGGTCCGTCGAGTGAAGAAGCACCGAAGTCGACCAGCGGCCGCCGCGCTCGAAACGCGGAGGCGAGCCGGCAGCACCTGCGCGAGGTGGCCGAAGGACTCGGCCCCCGCGATCTGGAGACGATCGTAGCCTTCGCCGAGTTCTTGAAGGCGCGCCGCGCGGCGCGGGGCTTCGCGCACCACCACGAGCACCTGCAGGAGCGCGAGCGGCAAGCCCCGAAGATCGATCCGGGCCCCGCGTCGCAACGTTCGCCCGAGGAAAAAGAAGCGCGGTGA
- a CDS encoding beta-lactamase family protein, with protein MKSRASAIAERIVQSGIAPRCAVAAARRQGGRWFAISSGAEDTLFDLASLTKPMTAVAVRASGLDASRPLADFVPELGHTASGDVAIDLLLAHRAGLRATCPVFIPLLVGGEVDRAKALVSLANARRPDAIGPAPPEGFAPLYSDVGYILAGEALARFVSARDAGEAIERLLIAPLGLSDQLGTARALEARSIDLALRAAPTEHVGWRGGVVRGRVHDESAWSLTRDGGSGHAGLFGTADAVLRFGCHVLDRIDDLAPLVRERPGGTLRAGFDGKSREGSSAGARMGPRAIGHLGFTGTSLWIDPDAQVVIVLLTNRVHPTRDHVAIRAARPVTHDALFELALAL; from the coding sequence ATGAAAAGCCGCGCTTCCGCCATCGCGGAAAGGATCGTCCAGTCCGGTATTGCGCCACGATGTGCAGTCGCGGCGGCCCGACGGCAAGGTGGACGATGGTTCGCCATCTCCAGCGGCGCCGAGGACACGCTCTTCGATCTCGCGAGCTTGACGAAGCCGATGACCGCGGTGGCCGTGCGCGCGAGCGGGCTCGACGCCTCACGTCCGCTCGCCGACTTCGTGCCCGAACTCGGGCACACGGCGAGCGGCGACGTGGCGATCGATCTTCTGCTCGCCCATCGCGCGGGCCTTCGCGCGACGTGCCCCGTCTTCATTCCGCTCCTGGTCGGAGGCGAAGTGGATCGCGCGAAGGCGCTCGTGAGCTTGGCGAACGCGCGCCGCCCGGATGCCATCGGCCCGGCCCCGCCCGAGGGCTTCGCGCCGCTCTACAGCGACGTGGGCTACATCCTCGCCGGCGAAGCGCTCGCGCGGTTCGTCTCCGCGCGCGACGCCGGTGAAGCCATCGAGCGCCTGCTGATCGCGCCCCTGGGGCTCTCGGACCAACTGGGAACGGCGCGCGCGCTCGAAGCGCGGTCGATCGATCTCGCCCTGCGCGCGGCCCCCACGGAGCACGTGGGCTGGCGCGGTGGAGTCGTGCGCGGCCGGGTGCACGATGAGTCCGCGTGGTCGCTCACCCGCGACGGCGGCTCGGGCCACGCGGGGTTGTTCGGCACCGCGGACGCCGTGCTTCGCTTCGGCTGCCATGTGCTCGACCGCATCGACGATCTCGCGCCCTTGGTCCGCGAGCGACCCGGTGGAACCTTGCGCGCGGGCTTCGATGGTAAGAGCCGCGAAGGCTCCAGCGCCGGAGCGCGCATGGGCCCGCGCGCCATCGGGCACCTCGGGTTCACCGGCACGAGCCTCTGGATCGATCCCGACGCGCAAGTCGTGATCGTGCTCCTCACGAACCGCGTGCACCCCACGCGCGATCACGTCGCCATCCGCGCCGCGCGCCCCGTCACGCACGACGCGCTGTTCGAGCTGGCGCTCGCCTTGTGA
- a CDS encoding CAP domain-containing protein, with product MMSPFACERPSEGDNSSEESPAQEARDAEADAPPVDLDEARRYNLAKVNAYRAEGGLAPLALDGALNTFAQAASEQLAIDHVPHLYFKINVYGCGCGLAAENQGSPHGWRVRDVHVQIDQILEAMMQSPGHRANMMNPAYRRMGAGLVRPGADLYFTNDFGR from the coding sequence ATGATGTCCCCTTTTGCGTGCGAGCGTCCCTCGGAGGGAGACAATTCGTCCGAGGAGTCGCCCGCCCAGGAGGCCCGCGACGCGGAGGCCGACGCGCCGCCCGTCGATCTGGATGAGGCGCGCCGGTACAACCTGGCCAAGGTGAACGCGTACCGCGCCGAGGGCGGGCTCGCTCCGCTCGCGCTCGACGGAGCGCTCAACACCTTTGCGCAAGCCGCCAGCGAGCAGCTGGCCATCGATCACGTTCCGCATCTGTACTTCAAGATCAACGTCTACGGTTGCGGGTGCGGGCTCGCGGCGGAGAACCAGGGGAGCCCGCACGGCTGGCGGGTGCGCGACGTCCACGTTCAGATCGATCAGATCCTGGAGGCGATGATGCAGAGCCCGGGGCATCGCGCGAACATGATGAACCCCGCCTACCGCCGGATGGGAGCCGGGCTGGTGCGGCCGGGCGCCGATCTCTACTTTACCAACGACTTCGGGCGCTGA
- a CDS encoding BMP family ABC transporter substrate-binding protein, which yields MIRAGLVVGLMLVIALVLTFLPGGGRGRARANDAKTQSPRPGAPTARVGLVFDIDGRGDKSFNDAAYLGLMRARDELGAEVSYLEPGQSEDREAGLRLYASRNLDLVIGVGFIFSSDVDAVARAYPHVSFACVDYAPGPEGPPPNVAGLSFREEEGSFLVGAAAGLVSKTGHVGFVGGMTIPLIRKFEAGYIAGVKATCPTCEVHSAYAGATPEAFKDPAKGKTLAMTEVAAGADVVYHASGATGHGVFEGARDAHVLAIGVDSDQYDEMPEVVLTSMVKRVDVAVFEAVRSAIEHRFRGGILQLGVRDHGIDYVHEGPHAARLPPAVTARVEELRAGIIAGTIAVPAK from the coding sequence GTGATCCGCGCAGGCCTCGTCGTAGGCCTGATGCTCGTGATCGCGTTGGTGCTCACGTTCCTCCCAGGCGGCGGTCGCGGGCGCGCGCGCGCCAACGACGCCAAGACGCAGAGCCCCCGGCCAGGCGCACCGACGGCGCGCGTGGGGTTGGTGTTCGACATCGACGGGCGGGGCGACAAGAGCTTCAACGACGCGGCCTACCTGGGGCTGATGCGCGCGCGCGACGAGCTCGGCGCCGAGGTGAGCTACCTGGAGCCGGGTCAGAGCGAAGATCGCGAGGCGGGGCTTCGTCTGTACGCGTCGCGCAACCTCGATTTGGTCATCGGCGTCGGGTTCATCTTCTCGAGCGACGTCGACGCCGTGGCCCGCGCCTATCCGCACGTGAGCTTCGCGTGCGTCGACTACGCACCGGGGCCCGAGGGCCCACCGCCCAATGTGGCCGGCCTGTCCTTCCGCGAGGAAGAAGGCTCGTTCCTGGTGGGCGCGGCCGCGGGCTTGGTGTCCAAGACGGGCCACGTGGGCTTCGTCGGCGGCATGACCATTCCTCTCATCCGCAAATTCGAAGCGGGCTACATCGCGGGGGTGAAGGCCACGTGCCCGACGTGCGAGGTGCACTCCGCCTACGCGGGGGCGACCCCCGAGGCCTTCAAAGATCCGGCAAAGGGAAAGACGTTGGCCATGACCGAGGTCGCGGCGGGCGCAGACGTGGTCTACCACGCCTCCGGCGCCACCGGCCACGGCGTGTTCGAAGGCGCACGCGACGCGCATGTCCTCGCCATCGGCGTCGACTCGGACCAATACGACGAGATGCCGGAGGTGGTGCTCACCAGCATGGTCAAACGGGTCGACGTGGCCGTCTTCGAGGCCGTGCGCTCCGCGATCGAGCATCGCTTCCGCGGCGGCATCCTCCAGCTCGGCGTGCGCGATCACGGCATCGACTACGTGCACGAAGGCCCGCACGCCGCGCGTCTCCCCCCCGCGGTCACGGCGCGGGTCGAAGAGCTCCGCGCCGGGATCATCGCGGGGACGATCGCCGTCCCCGCGAAGTGA
- a CDS encoding cation diffusion facilitator family transporter — MSSADSKKVVIAALAGNLAIAFCKFGAALLSASTATLAEAVHSLADTGNQGLLLVGLALAARPADERYPFGRSAEKYFWAFVVALMLFSIGGAFAIYEGIKHLLHPEDHHVGKQIALDLFGTHIGFDASYLNYAVLGTSIVFEALSFRVAFGEFKVMSRGKPWRRSLLEAKDPTIPLVLAEDTAALVGLAIALVAVTLSHVTGQSWWDPVGSLIIGGLLTFVAVMLARITHGLLIGEAASPEDRARVLGIVQASPGVERVTQMLTMHLGPDVIILALKIAFRPDMRVAEIEDATNELEARLRAELPDMKKIFVEPDSRGDGRGLVIPGTAATARATSARSDLGEQT, encoded by the coding sequence ATGAGCTCAGCGGACAGTAAGAAGGTGGTGATCGCCGCCCTCGCGGGCAATCTCGCGATTGCCTTTTGCAAATTCGGAGCGGCGCTCCTCTCGGCGTCCACCGCCACGTTGGCCGAGGCGGTTCACTCGCTGGCGGACACCGGAAATCAGGGCCTCTTGCTGGTGGGCTTGGCCCTCGCGGCCCGCCCCGCCGACGAGCGCTACCCCTTCGGCCGCTCGGCCGAAAAGTACTTCTGGGCCTTCGTGGTCGCGCTGATGCTCTTCTCGATCGGCGGCGCGTTCGCCATCTACGAGGGCATCAAGCATCTGCTGCACCCCGAGGATCACCACGTAGGCAAACAGATCGCGCTCGATCTCTTCGGGACGCACATCGGCTTCGACGCCAGCTATTTGAACTACGCGGTGCTCGGCACCTCGATCGTCTTCGAGGCCTTGAGCTTTCGGGTGGCGTTCGGCGAGTTCAAGGTCATGTCGCGCGGAAAGCCCTGGAGGCGATCGCTCCTGGAGGCCAAGGATCCGACCATCCCGCTGGTGTTGGCGGAGGACACCGCGGCCTTGGTGGGGCTCGCCATCGCGTTGGTCGCCGTCACCCTGAGCCATGTGACGGGGCAGTCCTGGTGGGATCCGGTGGGGAGCTTGATCATCGGCGGCTTGCTCACCTTCGTGGCGGTGATGCTGGCGCGCATCACGCACGGTCTGCTCATCGGCGAGGCGGCCTCCCCGGAGGATCGGGCGAGGGTGCTCGGCATCGTGCAGGCGAGCCCGGGGGTCGAGCGGGTCACGCAGATGCTCACCATGCACTTGGGGCCCGACGTGATCATCCTCGCGTTGAAGATCGCCTTCCGCCCCGACATGCGTGTGGCCGAGATCGAGGACGCGACCAACGAGCTCGAGGCGCGGCTGCGCGCGGAGCTGCCCGACATGAAGAAGATCTTCGTGGAGCCGGACTCCCGCGGTGACGGCCGCGGGCTGGTGATCCCCGGCACCGCCGCCACGGCACGCGCCACCAGCGCACGATCCGATCTGGGGGAGCAGACGTGA
- a CDS encoding AarF/UbiB family protein, which translates to MVDRSLSLRQEQTSPPKGSDGAPGPSSRSSGERERKERGERGRPGDPEALEAYRPRGANSYRFIRAYYTTFQVIFSYLWLAFRRRLARGSRSSDDIREVHLRNARRVKATILALQGLFIKVGQLLSIMANFLPEEFRAELETLQDQVPPRPLAEILHRIESELGGKVDELFGEFQRTPIASASLGQVHEARLRDGTRVAVKVQHQDIDEIVRLDLRTIRRILRIISWFFPVQGLDAYYHQIRELLRQELDFSLEADNIERIAKNFANDSMVVFPTPVRALSTKEILTTTFVEGRKVGDVAGLQEMGVDTKELASRLVRAYCQMIFVDGVYHADPHPGNILVRKDGSLILLDFGAVAELSPKMREGIPEFLEGVLRRDTQRLIHALRKMGFLSRTSDEEVSEKVIEYFHHRFQEEIRLESFNLKDIKIDPQRGFENLLDLRKMNIGIKELSSAFHVPKDWVLLERTILLVYGCCSLLDPELNPMAIIQPYLHEFVLGKRDWQQIAVETVKDMVLKAVTLPDDLRKYLNRATRGELEVRVRGVQEGARILYAVGRQVIYTAIAIACGVAALQLHFRGEDAIARVLVWISGAAGALLVLSSIFSRPRSGRWR; encoded by the coding sequence ATGGTCGACCGAAGCCTCAGCCTGCGCCAGGAGCAAACCTCGCCCCCAAAAGGTTCGGACGGCGCGCCCGGCCCTTCCAGCCGCTCCAGCGGAGAGCGCGAGCGCAAAGAGCGCGGCGAACGCGGACGACCTGGAGACCCCGAGGCCCTCGAGGCGTACCGGCCGCGCGGCGCGAACAGCTACCGCTTCATTCGCGCGTACTACACCACGTTTCAGGTCATTTTCAGCTACCTCTGGCTCGCCTTTCGAAGGCGCTTGGCCCGCGGCTCGCGCTCCTCCGACGACATCCGCGAGGTGCACCTGCGCAACGCGCGCAGGGTCAAGGCGACCATCCTGGCGCTGCAGGGCCTCTTCATCAAGGTCGGGCAGCTGCTCTCGATCATGGCGAATTTTCTACCCGAGGAGTTTCGCGCCGAGCTCGAGACCCTGCAGGACCAGGTGCCCCCGCGCCCGCTCGCCGAGATCCTTCACCGCATCGAGTCGGAGCTGGGGGGCAAGGTCGACGAGCTGTTCGGCGAGTTTCAGCGCACGCCCATCGCCAGCGCGTCGCTCGGCCAAGTGCACGAGGCGCGGCTTCGCGACGGCACCCGGGTGGCGGTCAAGGTGCAGCACCAAGACATCGACGAGATCGTGCGGCTCGATCTTCGGACCATCCGCCGCATCTTGCGCATCATCAGCTGGTTCTTCCCCGTGCAGGGGCTCGACGCTTACTACCACCAGATCCGCGAGCTGCTCCGGCAGGAGCTCGACTTCTCGCTCGAGGCCGACAACATCGAGCGCATCGCCAAGAACTTCGCCAACGACTCCATGGTCGTCTTTCCCACGCCCGTCCGGGCGCTCTCGACCAAGGAGATCCTCACGACCACCTTCGTCGAGGGGCGCAAGGTCGGTGACGTGGCCGGCCTGCAGGAGATGGGCGTCGACACCAAGGAGCTCGCGAGCCGCCTGGTGCGCGCGTACTGCCAGATGATCTTCGTCGACGGCGTCTACCACGCCGATCCGCACCCCGGGAACATCTTGGTGCGCAAAGACGGCTCGCTCATCTTGCTCGACTTCGGCGCGGTGGCGGAGCTCTCGCCCAAGATGCGCGAGGGCATCCCCGAGTTCCTCGAAGGCGTGCTGCGGCGCGACACGCAGCGGTTGATTCATGCGCTGCGCAAGATGGGCTTCCTGTCACGGACGAGCGACGAAGAGGTGAGCGAGAAGGTCATCGAATATTTCCACCATCGCTTCCAGGAAGAGATCCGGCTCGAGAGCTTCAACCTCAAGGACATCAAGATCGACCCCCAGCGCGGCTTCGAGAACCTGCTCGACCTGCGCAAGATGAACATCGGCATCAAGGAGCTCTCCAGCGCGTTCCACGTGCCGAAGGACTGGGTGCTCCTCGAGCGCACCATCCTGCTCGTCTACGGGTGCTGCTCCCTGCTCGATCCGGAGCTGAATCCGATGGCCATCATTCAGCCGTACCTGCACGAATTCGTGCTCGGCAAGCGCGATTGGCAGCAGATCGCGGTGGAAACCGTCAAGGACATGGTCCTCAAGGCGGTCACCCTGCCCGACGACCTCCGCAAGTACCTCAATCGCGCCACCCGCGGCGAGCTCGAGGTCCGCGTGCGCGGCGTGCAGGAAGGCGCCCGCATCCTTTACGCCGTGGGGCGTCAGGTGATCTACACGGCCATTGCAATTGCGTGTGGTGTCGCCGCTTTGCAGCTTCATTTCCGCGGGGAGGATGCTATCGCTCGTGTGCTGGTCTGGATCTCGGGAGCGGCGGGGGCCTTGCTTGTGCTTTCCTCGATTTTCTCCCGCCCGCGTTCCGGTCGCTGGAGGTAG